In Mugil cephalus isolate CIBA_MC_2020 chromosome 20, CIBA_Mcephalus_1.1, whole genome shotgun sequence, the following are encoded in one genomic region:
- the hexim1 gene encoding protein HEXIM1, with product MSEPAEQTHHLKTSGSPSGGSSGEALEHLPASNHGGPENGDRGRQRVQKQQQQQRAQNCRDINTGKLWQMKGGQRKVCPAPAAGNDLQKCPVLSQPHGDNNHAPQEKNGEDTPLEETFNRVREDSLHIDSDTGLDARLGRKRHRRRTSKKKRTWKPYNKLSWEEKKALEEKETARASRMREEMFAKGLPVAPYNTTQFLMDEHDREEPDLNTETGARRSLGVGGRMEDTGSEEDLFDNEEEDDDDGSGGGSDGIGRPGNAGGEFLQRDFSETYEMYHVESLQNMTKQELVQEYLELEKCMSRLEEENNRLRRAMEPGGLAAESSQVRFKEMEREVERLRAQNTELILQSQLSNDRGQVATN from the coding sequence ATGTCAGAACCAGCGGAGCAGACCCATCACCTGAAAACTTCAGGCAGCCCATCAGGTGGGAGCAGCGGAGAGGCTTTGGAGCATCTCCCAGCCAGCAACCATGGCGGACCAGAGAACGGCGATAGGGGGCGACAGAGagtgcagaagcagcagcagcagcagcgggcgCAGAACTGTAGAGATATCAACACAGGCAAGTTATGGCAAATGAAAGGCGGACAGAGGAAGGTGTGTCCCGCTCCAGCAGCCGGAAACGACCTCCAGAAGTGCCCGGTTTTAAGTCAGCCCCATGGCGACAACAATCACGCCCCGCAGGAGAAAAACGGGGAAGACACGCCGCTAGAGGAGACTTTTAACCGGGTGCGAGAGGACAGTTTGCACATCGACTCCGACACCGGCTTAGATGCGCGTCTGGGCAGAAAGAGGCACAGGCGCAGGACCTCCAAGAAGAAGCGCACCTGGAAACCTTACAACAAACTTTcctgggaggagaagaaagccctggaagagaaagagactgCCAGGGCTTCACGGATGAGAGAGGAGATGTTCGCGAAGGGACTCCCGGTTGCCCCTTACAACACCACTCAGTTCCTGATGGACGAGCACGACCGGGAGGAGCCGGACCTCAACACCGAGACCGGGGCCAGGCGGTCTTTGGGGGTCGGGGGGCGCATGGAGGACACCGGCAGCGAGGAGGACCTCTTCgacaacgaggaggaggacgacgacgacggcAGCGGCGGAGGCAGCGACGGCATCGGGAGGCCCGGGAACGCAGGTGGGGAGTTTCTCCAGAGAGACTTTTCCGAGACCTACGAGATGTACCACGTCGAGAGCCTGCAGAATATGACCAAGCAGGAACTGGTGCAGGAGtacctggagctggagaagtgCATGtcccggctggaggaggagaacaaccGGCTGAGGCGCGCCATGGAGCCCGGGGGTCTGGCCGCGGAGAGCTCCCAGGTCCGGTTCAAAGAGATGGAGCGAGAGGTGGAGAGACTGAGAGCCCAGAACACGGAGCTGATTCTGCAGAGCCAGCTCAGCAACGACAGAGGTCAGGTCGCTACGAATTAA
- the plcd3a gene encoding 1-phosphatidylinositol 4,5-bisphosphate phosphodiesterase delta-3-A, with product MLGSGKLPSSSAGAQGRKVVEKTSDPIKRLGLLDNEDIRMMMQGSSMVKVRSSRWQKSRNLRLLEDGLTVWCESTKSSRKAKAQQTFAVTEVECVREGCQSEALKRLSGSVPDKHCFTVVFKGARKSLDLLCPSEEEAQRWVRGLRTLKERVATMTQKEKLDHWIRGYLRRADQNQDGKMSYDEVKRLLQMINIDLSEHYARCLFKRCDRSGDGRLDHIEIEEFCRELLRRPELDAVFRHYSSNGCVLTTAELRDFLGDQGEDASLNHAQKLIMTYELNDWAQKNQVMTQNGFTMYMLSVENDVFNLDHGRVYQDMTRPLPHYFISSSHNTYLTKDQVTSTSSTEPYIRALNQGCRCVELDCWDGDKGEPVIYHGHTLTSKVPFKEVIETISLYAFKVSAYPLILSLENHCSVEQQAVMAKHLRTILGRKLLTKPLGDQLLKELPSPQDLKGYILVKGKKHTPHLGQLGKASSSASFSSSSEDEQASSIKNKTKNGPAKVCSKLSPELAELVVYCRSVQFRGFENMYEISPNDMSSFCETDALRHIKDSGKLFVRYNSRQLSRIYPSGQRLQSSNYDPQEMWNGGCQMVALNFQTPGEQMDLNQGRFLANGRCGYVLKPSFLCSPSSNFNPENTGGGPGHIPTQLTIRIISAQQLPKINTEKASSIVDPQVWVEIHGVSIDNAKDKTHRIDNNGFNPRWDCTLSFQLQVPELALVRFVVEDHDHTAKNDFVGQFTLPFPSLRIGYRHVHLLKADGCSLSPATLFIHVKVVRRGVPIKTVSERMALAKGKA from the exons ATGTTAGGCAGCGGCAAGTTACCGAGCTCCAGTGCCGGTGCGCAGGGAAGAAAAGTTGTAGAGAAGACTTCGGACCCCATCAAGAGGCTCG GGCTTCTCGACAATGAGGACATACGTATGATGATGCAGGGCTCCAGCATGGTGAAAGTTCGCTCATCGAGGTGGCAGAAGAGCAGAAACCTGCGGCTGCTGGAAGACGGACTCACCGTGTGGTGTGAGTCCACCAAGAGCTCCCGCAAAGCCAAAGCCCAGCAGACAT TTGCAGTGACAGAGGTGGAGTGTGTGCGTGAAGGCTGCCAGTCGGAGGCACTGAAGCGTCTGTCCGGTTCCGTCCCGGACAAACACTGCTTCACGGTGGTCTTCAAAGGAGCCAGGAAGAGCTTGGACCTGCTGTGTCCCTCTGAGGAAGAGGCTCAGCGCTGGGTGCGAGGACTCCGCACCTTAAAGGAGCGCGTGGCAACCATGACTCAAAAGGAAAAACTGGACCA TTGGATCCGAGGCTACCTGAGACGAGCAGATCAGAACCAGGACGGCAAGATGAGCTACGACGAGGTCAAACGGCTGCTGCAGATGATCAACATCGACCTTAGTGAGCATTACGCCCGCTGTTTATTCAAG CGGTGTGACCGATCTGGTGATGGCCGGCTGGATCATATAGAGATTGAGGAGTTCTGCAGGGAGCTGCTGCGGCGGCCCGAGCTGGATGCCGTGTTTAGACACTATTCGAGTAATGGTTGCGTGCTCACCACTGCTGAGCTGCGCGACTTCCTCGGAGACCAAGGAGAGGACGCCTCTCTAAATCACGCCCAGAAGCTTATAATGACCTACGAGCTCAATGACTGGG CTCAGAAGAACCAGGTCATGACACAGAATGGTTTCACCATGTACATGCTGTCCGTGGAGAACGATGTCTTTAACCTTGACCATGGCAGAGTTTACCAGGATATGACCCGCCCCTTGCCCCACTACTTCATATCCTCATCACACAACACCTACCTTACCAAGGACCAGgtcaccagcaccagcagcactgaGCCATACATCAG GGCTTTGAATCAGGGCTGTCGCTGTGTGGAGCTGGACTGCTGGGATGGAGATAAAGGTGAACCTGTCATCTACCACGGCCACACACTCACCTCCAAAGTGCCCTTTAAGGAGGTCATTGAAACCATCTCCCTGTATGCCTTCAAG GTATCTGCATACCCTCTAATCCTGTCCTTGGAGAACCACTGTTCTGTGGAGCAGCAAGCTGTCATGGCCAAACACCTCCGCACAATCCTGGGCAGAAAACTGCTCACCAAGCCTCTCGGCGACCAGCTGCTGAAAGAGCTGCCTTCTCCTCAA GACCTTAAGGGGTATATTCTGGTAAAAGGAAAGAAGCACACTCCACACCTGGGTCAGCTGGGCAAGGCTAGCAGCTCTGCCAGCTTCTCTTCAAGCTCTGAAGATGAACAAGCAAGCAGCATTAAGAACAAAACCAAGAATGGTCCCGCCAAG GTCTGTTCCAAGCTAAGCCCAGAGCTGGCAGAGCTGGTGGTGTACTGCAGGAGCGTCCAGTTCCGCGGTTTTGAAAATATGTATGAAATATCACCGAATGACATGTCTTCCTTCTGTGAAACTGATGCCCTCAGACACATCAAAGACTCGG GGAAGCTTTTTGTACGATACAACAGCAGGCAGCTGAGCCGGATCTACCCCTCTGGCCAGCGCCTCCAATCATCCAACTATGATCCTCAGGAAATGTGGAATGGCGGTTGCCAGATGG TGGCTCTGAACTTCCAGACACCCGGGGAACAGATGGATCTGAACCAGGGTCGCTTCCTGGCCAATGGTCGCTGTGGATATGTCCTGAAACCCAGCTTCCTGTGTAGCCCCTCGTCCAACTTTAACCCAGAGAACACGGGTGGAGGCCCCGGTCACATCCCCACCCAGCTGACAATACGA ATAATATCTGCACAGCAGCTTCCAAAGATCAACACGGAGAAAGCAAGCTCCATCGTCGATCCACAAGTGTGGGTGGAAATCCACGGGGTGTCTATTGATAatgcaaaagacaaaacacaccgCATTGACAACAATG GCTTCAACCCACGGTGGGACTGCACTCTCAGTTTCCAGCTGCAGGTCCCTGAGCTGGCCCTGGTGCGGTTTGTAGTGGAGGACCACGATCACACTGCTAAGAATGACTTTGTGGGGCAGTTCACTTTACCTTTCCCAAGCCTTCGCATAG gttaTCGACATGTTCACCTGCTAAAGGCAGATGGTTGCAGTCTGTCCCCCGCCACACTGTTTATTCATGTAAAAGTGGTCCGCAGAGGAGTTCCTATCAAGACTGTGTCCGAGCGTATGGCCCTCGCCAAAGGCAAGGCATGA